The Musa acuminata AAA Group cultivar baxijiao chromosome BXJ1-3, Cavendish_Baxijiao_AAA, whole genome shotgun sequence genome window below encodes:
- the LOC103979400 gene encoding uncharacterized protein LOC103979400, with the protein MTEEKAIYTSSHSLIITIGGRAKKKKKKKKRRMSWERGGECSSKKKRVMVLIDGTARAEQAMVWALTHVANKGDLVTLLHVLPPHCSGSAHREEETSRLIDSLGSICKAIRPQVRVEVLVIQGPKLATVLGQVKKLDVSVLVLNQSKPSPLCCMMTSSHEEFVEQCIDRAECQTMAVRKQSHGVGGYLVSTRWQKNFWLLA; encoded by the exons ATGACCGAAGAGAAGGCGATATATACTTCAAGCCATTCACTCATCATCACCATTGGTGGaagagcgaagaagaagaagaagaagaagaagagaaggatgagCTGGGAGAGAGGTGGCGAGTGCAGCAGCAAGAAGAAGAGGGTGATGGTGCTGATAGACGGCACTGCTCGCGCCGAGCAGGCCATGGTGTGGGCCTTGACCCATGTGGCGAACAAGGGGGACCTCGTCACCCTCCTCCACGTCCTCCCTCCCCACTGCTCCGGCTCTGCTCACCGGGAGGAGGAGACATCCCGCCTCATCGACTCCCTCGGGTCGATCTGCAAGGCCATTCGTCCCCAG GTGAGAGTGGAGGTGTTGGTGATCCAAGGACCCAAGCTGGCCACGGTTCTCGGCCAGGTCAAGAAGCTCGACGTCTCTGTTCTGGTGCTAAATCAAAGCAAGCCATCTCCGCTCTGCTG CATGATGACGAGCAGCCACGAGGAGTTCGTGGAGCAGTGCATCGACAGGGCCGAGTGCCAGACGATGGCGGTGAGGAAGCAGAGCCATGGCGTCGGTGGGTACCTCGTCAGCACCCGATGGCAGAAGAACTTCTGGCTTCTGGCTTAG
- the LOC135627093 gene encoding zinc-finger homeodomain protein 8-like, which yields MDLSVVPYTGGREEEAEGAGGGGARYRECLRNHAAAMGGQAYDGCGEFMPAGEEGSLDALKCAACGCHRNFHRREGLSVAGPRPPLLLYGPGASAAAAWDHSKLGQQPPPPQFPAFLPAPMPLPYHAMQPPPLAAALPLPPCQEAGPDRACRVGSETPPRREEAAAEASGSRKRFRTRFTAEQKEKMQAFAEKLGWRVQKQDDVALDEFCLQIGVKRHVLKVWMHNNKSHLSSSSSSSSASHSATADPATRDAASASASAPPIHA from the coding sequence ATGGACTTAAGCGTGGTACCCTACACAggggggagggaggaggaagcGGAGGGAGCGGGCGGCGGCGGCGCGAGGTACCGGGAGTGCCTCCGCAACCATGCGGCGGCGATGGGGGGACAGGCCTACGACGGGTGCGGCGAGTTCATGCCGGCCGGGGAGGAGGGCAGCCTGGACGCCCTCAAGTGCGCGGCGTGTGGCTGCCACCGCAACTTTCACCGTCGGGAGGGCCTGTCCGTCGCTGGCCCCCGGCCGCCTCTCCTCCTCTACGGACCcggcgcctccgccgccgccgcgtgGGATCACAGCAAATTAGGTCAGCAACCGCCGCCGCCGCAGTTCCCGGCCTTCCTCCCGGCCCCGATGCCGCTTCCGTACCACGCGATGCAGCCCCCGCCGCTGGCCGCGGCGCTGCCTCTGCCGCCGTGCCAGGAGGCGGGGCCGGATCGGGCTTGCCGGGTGGGGTCGGAGACGCCGCCGCGGCGCGAGGAGGCGGCCGCCGAGGCGTCCGGGTCCCGCAAGCGGTTCCGCACCAGGTTCACTGCGGAGCAGAAGGAGAAGATGCAGGCCTTCGCGGAGAAGCTGGGGTGGCGTGTCCAGAAGCAAGACGACGTCGCGCTCGACGAGTTCTGCCTCCAGATCGGCGTCAAGCGGCACGTCCTCAAGGTCTGGATGCACAACAACAAGAgccacctctcctcctcctcatcctcctcctccgcctcccacTCCGCCACCGCCGACCCCGCCACCCGCgacgccgcctccgcctccgcctccgcccctCCCATCCACGCCTAA